Proteins encoded together in one Pantoea sp. CCBC3-3-1 window:
- the ssuD gene encoding FMNH2-dependent alkanesulfonate monooxygenase, which yields MSHPSPENINVFWFLPTHGDGRYLGTTEGGRAVDLPYLQQVALAADNLGYYGVLIPTGKSCEDSWLVASALAPITKRLRYLVAVRPGLQPPTLAARMATTLDRLSEGRLLINVVTGGDPVENKGDGIFLSHAERYQVTREFLEVYSRLLKGEKVDFHGEHIQVEGAEVLFPPVQENGPPLYFGGSSEEAIDVAANQIDSYLTWGEPVEQVAEKLAVVRQRAQARGRTLSYGIRLHVIVRETEEEARAAADRLIAHLDDDTIAAAQKIFSRMDSTGQARMSALHSGSRDDLWIGPNLWAGVGLVRGGAGTALVGNPQQVAGRIREYQALGIENFIFSGYPHLEEAHRFAELVMPLLPLASNSEKRQRTINTGPFGETIGGDRRPAKNRG from the coding sequence ATGAGCCACCCTTCACCGGAAAACATCAACGTCTTTTGGTTCCTGCCGACCCACGGCGACGGGCGCTATTTGGGCACTACGGAAGGCGGACGTGCGGTGGATTTGCCTTATTTACAACAGGTTGCGCTGGCAGCCGATAACCTCGGCTATTACGGTGTGCTGATCCCCACGGGCAAAAGCTGTGAAGATTCCTGGCTGGTGGCCTCGGCGCTGGCGCCCATCACTAAACGCCTGCGTTATCTGGTTGCCGTGCGGCCAGGCTTGCAGCCGCCAACGCTGGCGGCACGGATGGCCACCACGCTGGATCGCCTCTCGGAAGGACGTCTGCTGATTAACGTGGTCACCGGCGGCGATCCCGTTGAAAACAAAGGCGACGGTATTTTTCTCAGCCACGCCGAGCGTTATCAGGTCACGCGTGAATTCCTCGAAGTCTATTCACGCCTGTTGAAAGGCGAAAAGGTCGATTTCCACGGCGAACATATTCAGGTCGAGGGCGCTGAAGTACTGTTTCCACCGGTGCAGGAAAACGGCCCGCCGCTCTATTTCGGCGGCTCCTCTGAGGAAGCTATCGACGTGGCTGCTAACCAGATCGACAGCTATCTGACCTGGGGCGAACCCGTAGAGCAGGTTGCCGAAAAGCTGGCAGTGGTGCGTCAGCGCGCGCAGGCACGCGGCCGCACGTTGTCATATGGCATCCGGTTACACGTTATCGTGCGCGAAACGGAAGAGGAGGCCAGGGCCGCTGCTGACCGGCTGATTGCGCATCTGGATGACGACACCATTGCTGCGGCACAGAAAATTTTCTCGCGGATGGATTCTACCGGTCAGGCGCGAATGAGCGCGCTGCATAGCGGCTCGCGCGACGATCTGTGGATTGGGCCAAACTTATGGGCTGGCGTCGGGTTAGTGCGTGGCGGCGCAGGAACCGCGCTGGTGGGGAACCCGCAGCAGGTCGCCGGGCGCATCCGTGAATACCAGGCGCTGGGCATTGAGAACTTTATCTTCTCCGGCTATCCGCATCTGGAAGAAGCACACCGCTTTGCCGAACTGGTGATGCCGTTGCTGCCGCTGGCCTCCAACAGCGAAAAGCGTCAGCGTACCATCAATACCGGGCCGTTTGGCGAAACCATTGGCGGCGATCGCCGTCCGGCAAAAAACCGAGGATGA
- a CDS encoding sigma-54-dependent Fis family transcriptional regulator produces the protein MHNAIPALIDPASLAFQSVLDRLAPTDATVLIVGETGTGKEVVARYLHHHSARRDRPFLAVNCGALTESLAESELFGHEKGAFTGAAGQHQGWFEAAEGGTLLLDEIGELSLSLQVKLLRVLQEREVTRVGSRRPVKVNVRVIAATHVDLANAIGEKRFREDLYYRLNVAAVTLPPLRQRRQDIPLLAEHFLTLYARRLGRPQRKLSEEALATLMDYAWPGNIRELENTLHNAVLLSKEPLITPQQLRLSPVMTATSAAENSLDSFLRQQLACNDGAAWQRIMDSLVRNAFEMSQGNQIQTAALLGISRNSLRTHLGHIGLIKPRRSVAGKTPRITTATAQERELRIGYQKFGNLGILKARQSLEAQFADCGVSVLWSEFPAGPQLLHALSHGEIDFGTTGEVPPLFAQASQSPLLYVAWEPAAPQSVALLVAADSDLHTLADLKGKRIAVNKGSNVHYLLLQILDEAGLTLDDVRVVYAPPKYPLTPSDRHAVDAWMMWDPLLSDAEKGQQLRVIANGEGRVNNHQFYLTHRDFASHSADLLQTLMTALEQTGRYIDTQRSEAATLLSGELGLSTASLSHALSRRSHQTRHMDFAIVREQQAIADRFYALGLLPRAIKVRDAVWQMPVGRAKWRSAQ, from the coding sequence ATGCATAACGCCATTCCCGCGCTGATCGATCCCGCCTCCCTTGCTTTTCAGAGCGTGCTGGATCGCCTTGCGCCTACCGACGCAACCGTGCTGATTGTTGGCGAAACCGGCACGGGAAAAGAGGTGGTTGCGCGCTACCTTCATCATCATAGCGCCAGACGGGATCGCCCTTTTCTCGCCGTCAACTGCGGTGCACTAACGGAAAGCCTGGCAGAGTCGGAACTGTTCGGGCACGAGAAAGGCGCATTTACCGGCGCGGCCGGACAGCATCAGGGCTGGTTTGAGGCAGCCGAAGGCGGCACGCTGCTGCTGGATGAAATCGGCGAACTGAGCCTCTCTTTGCAGGTAAAGCTACTGCGCGTGTTGCAGGAGCGTGAAGTGACCCGCGTAGGCTCCCGTCGCCCGGTGAAGGTCAATGTCCGGGTCATCGCCGCCACCCATGTCGATTTGGCCAACGCGATCGGTGAAAAACGCTTCCGGGAAGATCTCTATTACCGGTTAAACGTGGCTGCCGTTACGCTGCCGCCGCTGCGACAGCGCCGCCAGGATATTCCGCTGCTGGCGGAGCATTTCCTGACGTTGTACGCCCGCAGGCTGGGTCGCCCGCAGCGTAAACTCAGCGAAGAGGCGCTGGCCACGCTGATGGACTATGCCTGGCCGGGCAATATCCGCGAGCTGGAAAATACGCTACATAACGCCGTGCTGCTGAGCAAAGAACCGCTGATTACGCCACAGCAACTGCGCCTCAGCCCGGTGATGACGGCAACGTCAGCGGCAGAGAATTCTCTCGACAGCTTTCTGCGGCAGCAGCTGGCGTGCAATGACGGTGCGGCCTGGCAGCGCATCATGGACTCGCTGGTGCGTAACGCGTTTGAGATGAGCCAGGGCAATCAGATCCAGACCGCCGCCCTGCTTGGCATCAGCCGCAACAGCCTGCGCACGCATCTGGGCCATATCGGCCTGATTAAGCCGCGCCGCAGCGTGGCAGGAAAAACACCGCGCATCACCACGGCCACAGCGCAGGAGCGCGAGCTGCGTATCGGTTATCAAAAATTCGGCAACCTTGGCATTCTCAAGGCGCGGCAGTCGCTGGAAGCGCAGTTTGCCGATTGCGGCGTCAGCGTGTTGTGGAGCGAGTTCCCCGCAGGGCCGCAGCTGCTGCATGCGCTTAGCCATGGCGAGATCGACTTTGGCACCACCGGCGAGGTGCCACCGCTGTTTGCCCAGGCCAGCCAGAGTCCGCTGCTGTATGTCGCCTGGGAGCCGGCCGCGCCGCAAAGCGTGGCGCTGCTGGTCGCCGCCGACAGCGATTTGCACACGCTGGCCGATTTAAAAGGCAAACGCATTGCCGTGAACAAAGGCTCTAATGTGCACTACCTGCTGCTGCAAATTCTTGATGAAGCCGGACTGACGCTGGACGATGTGCGGGTGGTTTACGCGCCGCCGAAGTATCCACTGACGCCCAGCGATCGCCATGCGGTGGATGCCTGGATGATGTGGGATCCGTTGCTCAGCGACGCCGAAAAAGGTCAGCAGCTGCGGGTGATCGCCAACGGTGAAGGCCGCGTCAACAACCATCAGTTCTATCTTACCCATCGCGATTTCGCCAGCCATTCGGCAGATTTGCTGCAAACGCTGATGACGGCGCTGGAGCAGACCGGCCGTTACATTGATACCCAGCGCAGTGAGGCGGCAACGCTGCTTTCAGGCGAGCTGGGGTTATCGACCGCCTCGCTCAGCCATGCACTTTCCCGGCGCAGCCATCAAACCCGGCACATGGATTTTGCCATCGTTCGTGAGCAGCAGGCTATTGCCGACAGGTTTTATGCTCTCGGCCTGCTGCCACGGGCCATTAAAGTGCGGGATGCGGTCTGGCAGATGCCGGTAGGGCGAGCGAAATGGCGCAGTGCGCAGTGA
- a CDS encoding acyl-CoA dehydrogenase family protein has protein sequence MSESNTAHYNELAARFRPIFARIAEGTVERERRRALAQEPIRWLKEAGFGTLRIPRSEGGLGATLPQLFQLLTELAEADSNLPQALRAHFAFVEDRLNQPDSEERKRWFRRFIDGELVGSGWSEIGNLKLGEVLTKVAPAEEGWLLDGEKFYSTGTLYADWIDVYAQRTDNGRDVIALVNTHQAEVERDDDWDGFGQRLTGSGTTRFKRARVDRTHVYDFSERFRYQTAFYQHVLLSTLAGIGRAVTRDAAKSVAARKRIYSHGNAPQVKQDVQVLQVVGQISSWAWSVEATVQRATQSLQLAFDVHQQGGDDAQIREANVQAELEAAKAQVIASDLIPRAATELFNALGASDTRVSKALDRHWRNARTVASHNPVIYKTRNVGDWEVNGHEPTFIWQIGNGE, from the coding sequence ATGTCTGAATCCAACACAGCACACTACAACGAGCTGGCTGCACGCTTCCGGCCAATCTTTGCCCGCATCGCCGAAGGCACCGTTGAACGCGAGCGGCGTCGTGCGCTGGCGCAGGAACCCATCCGCTGGCTGAAAGAAGCAGGATTCGGCACCTTACGTATCCCCCGTAGCGAAGGTGGGCTGGGTGCAACGCTGCCGCAGCTGTTTCAGTTGCTGACCGAACTGGCGGAAGCCGACTCCAATCTGCCGCAGGCGCTCAGAGCACACTTTGCCTTTGTGGAAGACCGCCTGAACCAGCCGGACAGCGAGGAGCGTAAACGCTGGTTCCGCCGCTTTATCGACGGTGAGCTGGTAGGCAGTGGCTGGAGCGAAATCGGCAATCTGAAACTGGGGGAAGTATTAACCAAAGTCGCGCCCGCAGAAGAAGGCTGGCTGCTTGATGGCGAAAAGTTCTACAGCACCGGCACACTCTACGCCGACTGGATCGATGTTTATGCTCAGCGCACCGACAACGGCCGCGACGTGATTGCGCTGGTGAACACGCATCAGGCGGAGGTTGAACGTGACGATGACTGGGATGGTTTCGGCCAGCGCCTGACCGGCAGCGGCACCACGCGCTTTAAGCGGGCCAGGGTAGATCGGACGCACGTCTATGACTTCAGCGAACGCTTCCGTTATCAGACCGCCTTTTATCAACACGTTCTGTTGTCAACGCTGGCCGGAATTGGCCGCGCCGTCACCCGTGACGCAGCGAAAAGCGTGGCCGCCCGCAAGCGCATCTACAGCCACGGTAACGCGCCGCAGGTAAAACAGGACGTTCAGGTATTGCAGGTTGTCGGTCAGATCTCCAGCTGGGCCTGGTCGGTTGAGGCAACGGTCCAGCGCGCCACGCAGTCGTTACAGCTGGCGTTTGACGTTCATCAGCAGGGCGGTGATGACGCGCAAATTCGTGAGGCCAATGTTCAGGCGGAACTGGAAGCGGCGAAAGCGCAGGTCATTGCCAGCGATCTGATCCCGCGTGCGGCAACGGAGCTGTTTAACGCGCTCGGTGCGTCAGATACCCGTGTCAGCAAAGCGCTGGATCGCCACTGGCGCAACGCCCGCACGGTCGCCTCACACAATCCGGTGATCTATAAAACGCGCAACGTCGGCGACTGGGAAGTCAACGGTCACGAACCGACCTTTATCTGGCAAATCGGCAACGGTGAATAG
- a CDS encoding LLM class flavin-dependent oxidoreductase, producing MPVQREIRLNAFDMNCVGHQSPGLWAHPRDRSWEYKDLAYWTDLARLLERGKFDGLFIADVLGVYDVLNGNNEAAIRHATQVPVNDPLALITPMALVTEHLGFGLTASLSFEHPYPFARRLSTLDHLTKGRVGWNIVTSYLESGARNIGYRAQTDHDARYDYADEYLQVVYKLLEGSWEEGAILRDRQKRLFSDPAKIHPINHQGTFFQVPGIHLCEPSPQRTPVLYQAGASSRGKQFAAEHAECVFVASPSKVLLKKTVADIRRRAAEAGRDPRSVLIFNLQTVIVGETDKAAQAKWQEYKSYVSYEGALALISGWTGIDFGQYQPDQVLKHLHTNAIQSAVETFSTADPNKQWTVQALADWVGIGGFGPLLVGSAETVADELQSWVEETDVDGFNLAYAVTHETFTDVVELLIPELQRRGVYKQDYQPGTLREKLFNQGPRLTAPHPGAGYRRQSQAESPSQTVVTP from the coding sequence ATGCCTGTGCAACGCGAAATTCGCCTGAACGCTTTTGATATGAACTGTGTCGGACACCAGTCGCCGGGGCTGTGGGCGCACCCGCGCGACCGCTCGTGGGAATATAAAGATCTCGCTTACTGGACCGATCTGGCGCGTCTGCTGGAGCGCGGTAAATTCGACGGCCTGTTTATTGCGGACGTGCTCGGTGTTTATGATGTGCTGAACGGCAATAACGAGGCCGCGATCCGCCACGCCACGCAGGTGCCGGTAAACGATCCGCTGGCGCTAATTACGCCAATGGCGCTGGTGACGGAGCATCTTGGATTTGGCCTGACGGCCTCGCTGTCGTTTGAACATCCTTATCCGTTCGCCCGCCGTCTTTCCACGCTGGATCATCTCACCAAAGGCCGCGTCGGCTGGAATATCGTCACTTCTTATCTGGAAAGCGGCGCGCGCAATATTGGCTACCGGGCGCAAACCGATCATGATGCGCGCTATGACTATGCTGATGAATATTTGCAGGTGGTCTACAAACTGCTGGAGGGCAGCTGGGAAGAGGGTGCAATCCTGCGCGATCGCCAAAAACGTCTGTTCAGCGATCCGGCCAAAATCCATCCGATCAACCATCAGGGGACTTTCTTCCAGGTACCGGGCATTCACCTTTGCGAACCTTCACCGCAGCGCACGCCGGTACTGTATCAGGCGGGTGCCTCCAGCCGGGGCAAGCAGTTTGCCGCCGAACATGCCGAATGCGTTTTCGTTGCTTCACCGTCAAAAGTGCTGCTAAAGAAAACGGTCGCGGACATTCGCCGACGCGCCGCAGAAGCGGGACGCGATCCCCGCAGCGTACTGATTTTCAACCTGCAAACGGTGATCGTTGGCGAAACGGATAAGGCCGCACAGGCCAAATGGCAGGAATATAAAAGCTATGTCAGTTATGAAGGCGCGCTGGCGCTGATTTCCGGCTGGACCGGTATCGACTTTGGACAGTATCAGCCGGATCAGGTGCTGAAGCATCTGCATACCAACGCCATTCAGTCGGCGGTGGAAACCTTCTCAACCGCCGATCCCAACAAACAGTGGACGGTGCAGGCGCTGGCGGACTGGGTGGGTATTGGCGGCTTTGGCCCGCTGCTGGTGGGCAGCGCTGAAACGGTGGCTGACGAGCTGCAAAGCTGGGTGGAAGAGACCGACGTCGATGGCTTTAACCTCGCTTATGCCGTCACCCACGAAACCTTCACCGACGTAGTAGAGCTGCTGATCCCCGAACTGCAAAGACGCGGCGTTTACAAGCAGGACTACCAGCCCGGCACGCTGCGTGAAAAACTGTTCAACCAGGGACCGCGCCTGACCGCGCCGCATCCGGGCGCAGGCTATCGACGCCAGTCTCAGGCAGAAAGTCCCTCACAGACAGTGGTCACGCCTTAA
- a CDS encoding FAD/NAD(P)-binding protein produces the protein MVERHIVIVGGGFTGTALAIHLARLGSAGLTVTVIEPRHQLGQGVAYGTDDPAHRINVPAARMQLSAAQEGEFDQWYRASAACAQDPAARWHDGKIYPQRGQFGAYVAEQFAQAARTSAVSLRHVQDRAVALRHHAIVTASGAVFQADEVVLAISHPPPALPQILQRWLAGEHGQNRAAERTGDAGSASPAALIANPWQKNALATVGADDRIAIIGSGLTMSDVVASLHRQGHRGQIVAFSRRGQLPRDNVSGDYPARPLDYQRPQAATALGWLRRVRQEVARAAEDGVPWQLVLDDIRLNGQRIWQQLPVAEQRRFLRHLRPWWDVHRYRIAPQVSEILNQSQASGRLHVLAARLTAVRSAEQGIQLTLQPRRGVRAAWPEWSEQPGLHVDKLIVTTGPAHGALLNSDALLHQLAEAGEIQADPLALGILVNAHSQAVNQHGFANSHLHVVGPAARGRFGELMGLPQVAEHAETLAYQLLGKTPHPQKSSTDVLKTIPLE, from the coding sequence ATGGTTGAGCGGCATATCGTCATCGTCGGCGGCGGTTTTACCGGCACCGCGCTGGCGATCCATCTGGCGCGTTTGGGCAGCGCGGGCTTAACGGTCACGGTTATCGAGCCGCGTCATCAGCTGGGACAAGGCGTGGCCTACGGTACTGACGATCCGGCGCACCGCATCAACGTGCCCGCCGCACGTATGCAGCTTTCAGCGGCGCAGGAAGGCGAGTTTGACCAGTGGTATCGCGCCTCGGCGGCCTGTGCGCAGGATCCGGCCGCGCGCTGGCATGACGGCAAGATCTATCCACAGCGCGGGCAGTTTGGCGCATACGTTGCCGAACAGTTTGCGCAGGCTGCCCGCACGTCGGCGGTCAGCCTGCGGCACGTGCAGGATCGCGCCGTCGCGTTACGTCATCATGCAATAGTCACCGCTTCGGGTGCGGTGTTTCAGGCAGACGAGGTGGTGTTAGCCATCAGTCATCCGCCGCCTGCGCTACCGCAAATTTTGCAGCGATGGCTTGCGGGAGAGCACGGGCAAAACCGCGCCGCTGAACGGACCGGCGATGCAGGCTCTGCCAGCCCTGCCGCGCTGATCGCCAATCCGTGGCAAAAAAATGCGCTCGCGACGGTGGGCGCGGACGATCGAATCGCCATTATCGGTTCAGGACTGACCATGTCGGACGTGGTGGCCTCGCTGCACCGCCAGGGACATCGCGGTCAAATCGTCGCTTTCTCACGGCGCGGGCAACTGCCACGTGACAACGTCAGCGGCGACTATCCGGCGCGACCGCTGGATTACCAACGCCCTCAGGCCGCCACCGCCCTCGGCTGGCTGCGACGTGTTCGTCAGGAAGTGGCTCGGGCTGCGGAAGACGGTGTGCCGTGGCAGCTGGTGCTGGATGATATCCGCTTGAATGGCCAGCGCATCTGGCAACAGCTGCCGGTTGCGGAGCAGCGGCGTTTTCTGCGGCATCTGCGCCCCTGGTGGGACGTGCACCGTTACCGCATCGCCCCGCAGGTGAGCGAAATCCTGAATCAGTCTCAGGCCAGCGGCAGACTGCATGTGCTGGCCGCTCGCTTAACGGCCGTGCGCAGCGCAGAACAGGGTATTCAGCTGACGCTTCAGCCGCGTCGTGGCGTACGGGCTGCCTGGCCTGAGTGGTCTGAGCAGCCCGGGCTGCACGTCGATAAGCTGATTGTCACCACCGGACCGGCGCACGGCGCATTGCTGAACAGCGACGCTTTGCTCCACCAGCTGGCTGAAGCGGGGGAGATTCAGGCCGATCCGCTGGCACTGGGGATTTTGGTCAATGCCCATTCACAAGCAGTTAATCAGCATGGCTTTGCCAATTCGCATTTGCATGTTGTTGGACCCGCTGCCCGCGGTCGTTTTGGCGAACTGATGGGCCTGCCGCAGGTGGCTGAACATGCTGAAACGCTGGCGTATCAGCTTCTCGGCAAAACCCCGCACCCGCAAAAATCGTCCACTGACGTACTAAAAACTATTCCTCTGGAGTGA
- the sfnG gene encoding dimethylsulfone monooxygenase SfnG encodes MSNQPIKFAYWVPNVSGGLVISDIPQRTSWDVDYNRKLAQIAERAGFEYALTQIRFTAGYGADNQHESVSFSQALLGATEKLKVIAALLPGPWNPTLAAKQIATISHLSNARIAVNIVSGWFRGEFKAIGEPWLDHEERYLRSEEFIRCLKGIWQQESFTFAGDFYRYRDYSLKPKPLDPQPEVFQGGSSRAARDMAAKVSDWYFTNGNTPAGIRQQVDDIQHKAAQNQHQVKVGVNGFVIARETEQQAQQVLQEILDHANPEAVKGFQHEVKNAGSASPEGEGNWAKSTLDDLVQYNDGFKTNLIGTPQQIAQRIMALKEAGADLLLLGFLHFQEEVEFFGREVIPLVRELEAQRQPELHHG; translated from the coding sequence ATGAGCAACCAACCCATCAAGTTCGCCTACTGGGTGCCTAACGTTTCGGGCGGCCTGGTCATCAGCGACATTCCACAGCGCACCAGCTGGGACGTTGACTATAACCGCAAGCTGGCGCAAATCGCCGAGCGGGCTGGCTTTGAGTATGCGTTAACCCAAATCCGTTTTACGGCGGGCTATGGCGCAGATAATCAGCACGAATCGGTCAGTTTCTCGCAGGCGCTGCTGGGCGCAACGGAGAAGCTCAAGGTGATTGCCGCTCTTCTTCCCGGCCCCTGGAATCCCACGCTGGCGGCAAAACAGATCGCCACCATCAGCCATCTCAGCAATGCCCGCATCGCGGTCAACATTGTCAGCGGCTGGTTTCGCGGCGAATTCAAGGCGATCGGTGAACCCTGGTTGGATCATGAAGAACGCTACCTGCGTTCGGAAGAGTTTATCCGCTGCCTGAAAGGCATCTGGCAGCAGGAAAGCTTTACCTTTGCCGGTGATTTTTACCGCTACCGTGACTATTCGCTGAAGCCGAAGCCGCTGGATCCGCAGCCTGAAGTCTTTCAGGGCGGCAGCTCGCGCGCCGCACGTGATATGGCCGCTAAGGTTTCCGACTGGTACTTCACCAACGGCAATACGCCGGCGGGGATCCGCCAGCAGGTTGATGATATTCAGCATAAGGCCGCGCAAAACCAGCATCAGGTAAAAGTCGGTGTTAACGGTTTTGTTATCGCCCGTGAGACCGAGCAGCAGGCGCAACAGGTCTTGCAGGAGATCCTCGATCATGCCAATCCGGAGGCGGTGAAAGGCTTTCAGCATGAGGTGAAAAATGCGGGTAGCGCCTCGCCGGAAGGGGAAGGCAACTGGGCAAAATCGACGCTCGACGATCTGGTGCAATATAACGACGGCTTTAAAACCAACCTGATCGGCACGCCGCAGCAAATTGCGCAGAGGATTATGGCGCTCAAAGAGGCGGGTGCCGATCTGCTGCTGCTCGGCTTCCTGCATTTTCAGGAAGAGGTGGAATTTTTTGGTCGTGAAGTGATTCCGCTGGTGCGCGAGCTGGAGGCTCAGCGGCAGCCGGAGCTGCATCATGGTTGA
- a CDS encoding MFS transporter, with protein sequence MSTINLDDEGELILPSPHSTPIRSVSDVAQLINSSTSKNSYARFIVFLALGGVFLDAYDLTTLSWGIDDVVKEFGLTPTLTGLVTSSIMIGTIVGNLLGGWLTDKYGRYSVFMADMLFFVVSAIAAGLAPNVWVLIGARFLMGIGVGIDLPVAMAYLAEFSKFTGKGNKAARLAAWCPMWYAASSACFFIIFALYFLLPKEHLDWLWRASLLFGAVPALLIIAVRSKFMNESPLWAANQGDLSGAARILRDSYGIHAHEEKSASAAEKKAPPKVSFRVLFQKPYRERTIVTSVMNVCISFEYTAIAFFLPSILAQFLGAGMFETISASLGLNALFAFTGGLLGMRLAWKFPSRHVAIAGFALQFIALVALALVGHPQATFGVVFAILMLGLWLFAEGFGPGAQMMIYPALSYPTHIRATGVGFGRSLSGIGSALALFVLPILQASYGTNMFWIVSLAAIIPICFLMVVRFEPTRQDIDDTQATGESHV encoded by the coding sequence ATGAGCACCATCAACCTTGATGACGAAGGCGAATTGATTTTGCCCTCGCCGCACTCAACACCGATCCGCTCCGTCAGCGACGTGGCGCAACTGATCAACAGCAGCACCAGTAAAAACAGCTATGCACGCTTTATCGTTTTCCTCGCCCTGGGCGGCGTCTTTCTCGACGCCTACGATCTCACTACGCTCTCCTGGGGCATCGACGACGTGGTCAAAGAGTTTGGCCTGACCCCGACGCTCACCGGCTTAGTCACCTCGTCGATTATGATCGGCACCATCGTCGGCAACCTGCTGGGCGGCTGGCTCACCGACAAATATGGCCGCTATTCCGTGTTTATGGCCGACATGCTGTTCTTTGTGGTCTCGGCAATTGCCGCCGGACTGGCACCCAACGTCTGGGTGCTGATCGGCGCACGGTTTCTGATGGGCATTGGCGTAGGCATCGATCTCCCCGTGGCAATGGCTTATCTGGCCGAGTTCTCGAAATTTACCGGTAAAGGCAACAAAGCGGCGCGGCTGGCGGCCTGGTGCCCGATGTGGTACGCCGCCTCGTCCGCCTGCTTCTTTATCATCTTCGCGCTTTATTTCCTGCTGCCGAAAGAGCATCTGGACTGGCTGTGGCGCGCCTCGCTGCTGTTTGGTGCCGTTCCGGCGCTGCTGATCATCGCCGTGCGCAGTAAATTTATGAACGAATCGCCACTGTGGGCCGCTAATCAGGGCGATCTGAGCGGCGCGGCACGCATTCTGCGCGACTCTTATGGCATTCACGCGCACGAAGAAAAATCCGCCTCTGCGGCAGAAAAGAAAGCCCCACCGAAAGTCAGTTTCCGCGTGCTGTTCCAGAAGCCTTATCGCGAACGCACCATCGTCACCAGCGTGATGAACGTCTGCATCTCGTTCGAATACACCGCCATCGCCTTTTTCCTGCCGTCGATTCTGGCGCAGTTCCTTGGCGCTGGCATGTTCGAAACGATTTCCGCCTCGCTGGGGCTGAACGCACTGTTCGCCTTTACCGGCGGCCTGCTGGGCATGCGGCTGGCGTGGAAATTCCCTTCCCGCCACGTGGCCATTGCCGGTTTCGCGCTGCAATTTATCGCGCTGGTGGCGCTGGCATTGGTCGGTCATCCGCAGGCCACCTTCGGCGTGGTGTTTGCCATTCTGATGCTCGGCCTGTGGCTGTTCGCCGAAGGCTTCGGGCCTGGCGCGCAGATGATGATCTATCCGGCGCTCTCCTATCCAACGCATATTCGCGCTACCGGCGTCGGCTTTGGCCGCTCGCTTTCCGGTATCGGTAGCGCACTGGCGCTGTTTGTTCTGCCCATTTTGCAGGCCTCGTACGGCACTAACATGTTCTGGATTGTCTCGCTGGCCGCCATCATCCCGATCTGCTTCCTGATGGTGGTGCGCTTCGAACCGACGCGTCAGGACATTGACGACACTCAAGCTACTGGAGAATCCCATGTCTGA